In a single window of the Terrirubrum flagellatum genome:
- a CDS encoding nitrile hydratase accessory protein codes for MSPPEEPQFRAPWEAQAFAIVEHLKQRGLISAQEWANALGAAIRAAQAKGDPDTGETYYRHWLAALETILHEKNLTSYVAVEARDASLAAAPEHGRSSGAPPSPERCSETK; via the coding sequence TTGAGCCCGCCTGAGGAGCCGCAGTTCCGCGCGCCGTGGGAGGCGCAGGCGTTCGCGATCGTCGAGCATCTCAAGCAGCGCGGGCTGATTTCAGCGCAGGAATGGGCGAATGCGCTCGGCGCCGCGATCCGCGCGGCGCAGGCCAAAGGCGATCCCGACACCGGCGAGACCTATTATCGTCACTGGCTCGCGGCGCTGGAGACGATCCTGCACGAGAAGAATCTCACGAGCTATGTCGCGGTGGAGGCGCGCGACGCGTCGCTCGCCGCGGCGCCGGAGCATGGGAGATCGAGTGGCGCTCCGCCGTCCCCGGAACGGTGCAGCGAAACGAAGTGA
- a CDS encoding nickel/cobalt transporter, producing MTDLAAPSPAPSTSRVTWRAILIAAAALIVALAIISASFYFIAGSPPPRPPARTPFGVSPQEMAPVTGPIAAWILSWQAQFYRALTGALAAIRDGGDGETGLLWIGFLYGVFHAAGPGHGKAVVAGYIIANERALARGVAISFTAAILQAVVAIALVGVMSVALGATAREMNQATNVIEIASFAAMAALGAWLLWTKSRRFALLAAPAGSVAIDGEDCGHMHAPPPEILDGATSWRGWLATVFAAGLRPCSGAIILLVFALSQKMFGAGLIGVVAMSLGTALTTSALATLSVFFKQAALKFASGRGRTGLYIVASGEVFVAALILIAGAALALGLWAGGQGS from the coding sequence ATGACTGATCTCGCGGCCCCGTCGCCCGCTCCATCGACTTCGCGCGTGACATGGCGCGCGATTCTGATCGCGGCGGCGGCGCTCATCGTCGCGCTTGCGATCATTTCTGCCTCCTTCTATTTCATCGCCGGCTCACCGCCGCCGCGACCGCCGGCGCGCACGCCGTTCGGCGTCTCGCCGCAGGAAATGGCGCCGGTGACAGGCCCTATCGCCGCCTGGATATTGTCATGGCAGGCGCAGTTCTATCGCGCGCTCACCGGCGCGCTTGCGGCGATCCGCGACGGCGGCGACGGCGAAACCGGACTGCTCTGGATCGGCTTTCTCTATGGCGTGTTCCACGCCGCCGGTCCCGGCCATGGCAAGGCCGTCGTCGCCGGCTACATCATCGCCAATGAGCGCGCGCTGGCGCGCGGCGTCGCCATCTCCTTCACCGCCGCGATCCTGCAAGCCGTCGTCGCCATCGCGCTCGTCGGCGTGATGAGCGTCGCGCTCGGCGCCACCGCGCGCGAGATGAATCAGGCGACGAACGTCATCGAGATCGCGAGCTTCGCGGCCATGGCGGCGCTGGGCGCCTGGCTGCTCTGGACGAAGTCGCGACGCTTCGCGCTTCTCGCGGCGCCTGCGGGAAGCGTCGCGATCGATGGCGAGGATTGCGGCCACATGCATGCGCCGCCGCCAGAGATTCTCGACGGCGCGACGTCGTGGCGCGGCTGGCTCGCCACCGTCTTCGCCGCGGGACTGCGGCCCTGCTCTGGCGCCATCATCCTGCTCGTCTTCGCGCTGTCGCAGAAGATGTTCGGCGCGGGACTGATTGGCGTGGTCGCCATGTCGCTTGGCACCGCGCTGACCACGTCGGCGCTCGCCACGCTCTCCGTCTTCTTCAAGCAGGCGGCGCTGAAATTTGCGTCCGGCCGCGGCCGCACGGGCCTCTACATCGTCGCATCAGGCGAAGTCTTCGTTGCGGCGCTGATCCTCATCGCCGGCGCGGCGCTGGCGCTCGGTCTCTGGGCCGGCGGTCAGGGAAGCTGA
- a CDS encoding DUF1007 family protein: MARAEIIYNAEGKISGVRHAWTFDEGFSSYLSQGLDTNKDGKLSREELSGLAKENVESLTESNYFTVAKANGKPIEVAPPTDYYMESDGKQLTMYFVLPLKTPMPGRVFSIEVYDPNYFIAFVLAQGDSPITLKDAPKGCTVSFQKPKAIDDGSAKSESFWMSLPQGTDFGAQFSGRAVAACP; the protein is encoded by the coding sequence GTGGCTCGCGCAGAGATCATCTACAACGCCGAAGGCAAGATCAGCGGCGTCCGCCACGCCTGGACCTTCGACGAAGGCTTCTCGTCATATCTCTCGCAGGGCCTCGACACCAACAAGGACGGCAAGCTGTCACGCGAGGAATTGAGCGGGCTGGCGAAGGAGAATGTCGAGTCGCTGACGGAATCGAATTACTTCACCGTCGCCAAGGCGAACGGAAAGCCGATCGAGGTGGCGCCTCCCACTGATTACTACATGGAGTCGGACGGCAAGCAGCTCACCATGTATTTCGTGCTGCCGCTGAAGACGCCCATGCCGGGCCGCGTGTTCTCGATCGAGGTCTATGACCCGAACTATTTCATCGCCTTCGTACTGGCGCAGGGCGACAGCCCCATCACGTTGAAGGATGCGCCGAAGGGCTGCACCGTCTCGTTCCAGAAGCCGAAGGCGATCGACGACGGCTCGGCGAAATCCGAGAGCTTCTGGATGTCGCTGCCGCAGGGCACGGATTTCGGCGCGCAATTCTCCGGCCGCGCTGTCGCCGCCTGTCCGTGA
- a CDS encoding YiiG family protein — protein MRGVTRLAFIVLCALAPLAASAQQPAPKPQDSDLQALIRKNNAYIGLMNRTLRAVDSWNRYTSWVNVKTGPTGRERIIYGLYSLYDVRDEIAKAKAAAEQPPSLPSLDAAMNRYIDAYNNLAPLIARAEGYYERKDYMADKMAEGKEIHAKMAPAAETFIVARGELDREMAAIKADLDRRELADIEARDGKRARWHVRNVMIYARQMVDLLPTNANPVVDLPVFDKALAAYSAAVKGMDEYSQANPNQFFVFESQPRSYLGKLREFRQKLDRSKGDARRANVSNDLTWLVNDYNMMISSASSATTFNK, from the coding sequence ATGCGCGGAGTGACGAGGCTCGCATTCATCGTTCTGTGCGCGCTCGCGCCTTTGGCCGCGTCGGCGCAGCAGCCCGCGCCGAAACCCCAGGACAGCGATCTGCAGGCGCTGATCCGCAAGAACAACGCCTATATCGGCCTGATGAATCGCACGCTGCGCGCCGTCGATTCCTGGAACCGCTATACGAGCTGGGTCAATGTGAAGACCGGCCCGACCGGACGCGAACGCATCATCTACGGCCTCTACAGCCTCTATGACGTGCGCGACGAGATCGCCAAGGCGAAGGCCGCCGCCGAACAGCCGCCGTCGCTGCCGTCGCTCGATGCGGCGATGAATCGCTATATCGACGCCTACAACAATCTCGCGCCGCTCATCGCGCGCGCGGAAGGTTATTACGAGCGCAAGGATTACATGGCCGACAAGATGGCGGAGGGCAAAGAGATCCACGCCAAGATGGCGCCCGCGGCCGAAACTTTCATTGTCGCGCGCGGCGAACTCGATCGCGAGATGGCTGCGATCAAGGCCGATCTCGATCGCCGCGAGCTCGCCGACATCGAGGCGCGCGACGGCAAACGAGCGCGCTGGCATGTGCGCAACGTGATGATCTATGCGCGCCAGATGGTCGACCTGCTGCCGACGAATGCGAATCCCGTCGTCGATCTCCCCGTCTTCGACAAGGCGCTCGCCGCCTACAGCGCGGCGGTGAAGGGCATGGACGAATATTCGCAGGCCAATCCGAACCAGTTCTTCGTGTTCGAATCCCAGCCGCGCTCCTATCTCGGAAAGCTGCGCGAATTCCGCCAGAAGCTCGATCGCTCTAAGGGCGACGCGCGCCGCGCCAACGTGTCGAACGATCTCACCTGGCTGGTGAACGACTACAACATGATGATCTCGTCAGCGAGCAGCGCGACGACGTTCAACAAATAA
- the nthB gene encoding nitrile hydratase subunit beta — MNGAQDLGGMMGFGPVAPEKDEPYFHAEWEKRAMAAVIAMGATGQWTIDASRHARETLHPTEYLAKSYYDVWITALERLMAERGLATSEEIAKGAMNQPAKSVARVLKGRDVAAALAKGTSCAREIATPARFKVGDRVRTIVENPAHHTRLPRYARGKTGVIEMAHGAYVFPDTNAHGGGEQPQHVYSVAFTGPELWGRGADPDVVTSIDAWESYLEPA, encoded by the coding sequence ATGAACGGCGCGCAGGATCTTGGCGGGATGATGGGCTTCGGCCCCGTCGCTCCGGAAAAGGACGAGCCCTATTTCCACGCGGAATGGGAGAAGCGCGCCATGGCCGCCGTCATCGCCATGGGCGCGACCGGGCAATGGACGATCGACGCCAGCCGCCATGCGCGCGAGACGCTGCATCCGACCGAATATCTCGCGAAGAGCTATTACGACGTCTGGATCACCGCCTTGGAGCGGCTGATGGCGGAGCGCGGTCTCGCGACATCTGAGGAAATCGCAAAGGGCGCGATGAACCAGCCTGCGAAGTCCGTAGCGCGCGTTCTTAAAGGCCGCGACGTCGCGGCGGCGCTGGCGAAGGGGACGTCCTGCGCGCGCGAAATCGCCACGCCGGCGCGATTCAAGGTCGGTGATCGCGTGCGCACGATCGTCGAGAATCCCGCGCATCACACGCGCCTGCCGCGCTACGCCCGCGGCAAGACAGGCGTGATCGAGATGGCGCACGGCGCCTATGTTTTCCCCGACACGAATGCGCATGGCGGCGGCGAGCAGCCGCAGCATGTCTATTCCGTCGCCTTCACCGGACCCGAATTGTGGGGCCGCGGCGCCGATCCTGATGTGGTCACGTCGATCGACGCGTGGGAATCCTATCTTGAGCCCGCCTGA
- a CDS encoding indolepyruvate ferredoxin oxidoreductase family protein — translation MTNAPLHTVHLDDKYDLTKKRVFLTGTQAVVRLMMMQQERDKRAGLNTGGFVSGYRGSPLGGLDQQFIRARKLLEPRNIVFKPGLNEELAATALWGSQQATMRGEGAVDGVFGVWYGKGPGVDRCSDVFRHANLAGTDRHGGVIAMMGDDHTAESSTTAHQSEFSFVDVMIPILNPAGVQEILDYGLYGFAMSRYCGSWTAMKLVKDNVESTASVDGSLDRVKIIIPGDDEFQMPQGGLNIRASDVVAMLEQEARLQEYKRDAMLAFIRANKINHLVTHGGKNPRIGIITTGKSYLDLRQAWDDLGIDEVRANDLGIRVYKVGCPWPLSRRELMEFATGLDMIMVVEEKRSLIEVQVREELYGTGVEPIVVGKKDEQGQWLFPVKGALDPNDIGVALGERILKYTPSNEIAARVDKLRQAQKRLAETQDAAQRTPYFCSGCPHNTSTKIPEGSRAYAGIGCHFMVQWMDRDTVGFTAMGGEGANWVGEQWFSKRGHIFQNLGDGTYSHSGSLAIRFAIASGANMTYKILFNDAVAMTGGQALDNNLTPQMIANQIAAEGVKKIAVVTDEPWKYDGSHGSFPTGVTVHHRDELIAVQKELAETKGVTAMIYDQTCAAEKRRRRKRGEFPDPDKRVIINELVCEGCGDCGVQSNCVSVQPLDTEFGRKRQIDQSNCNKDFSCVKGFCPSFVTVHGAKVKKAEVKRADVGGLASIELPEPVIPELSHQPFGVIVTGVGGTGVVTVGAILGMAAHLEGKGLGMIDMAGLAQKGGAVYSYVKLAASPDDIHAIRIGAGHADLVLGCDLVVSGTKKVLAGVKQGETAVFVNTAEIMPGDFTRKADFSLPAERVKRAIIAAAGEQNVEMIDATSIATGILGNAIAANMFLLGLAYQSGKVPLTGEAIEKAIELNGEAVKMNLEAFRWGRRAAVDRAAIEALVEPLKAPTKARHLSQSLDEIIARRVEFLNAYQNAAYAERYRALVEKVRAAEKSRAPGKSGLTDAVARYLFKLMAIKDEYEVARLYTDGAFMKQLNATFEGDMRFEFHLAPPLLSRPDPTTGLPRKMSFGPWMMKAFGLLARMKGLRGTWLDIFGKTAERRMERQLIADYEKLLDEIMTKLDADNHALAVALAAIPEKIRGFGHVKERHLKAAKAEEAMLLDQFRAAPQPAKLAAE, via the coding sequence ATGACGAACGCCCCGCTCCACACGGTTCATCTCGACGACAAATACGATCTCACGAAGAAGCGCGTGTTTCTGACGGGCACGCAGGCGGTCGTGCGCCTGATGATGATGCAACAGGAGCGCGACAAGCGCGCCGGTCTCAACACCGGCGGCTTCGTCTCGGGCTATCGCGGCTCGCCGCTCGGCGGGCTCGACCAGCAGTTCATCCGCGCGCGGAAACTGCTCGAACCTCGCAACATCGTGTTCAAGCCGGGCCTCAACGAAGAGCTTGCGGCGACGGCGCTGTGGGGCAGCCAGCAGGCGACCATGCGCGGCGAAGGCGCGGTCGATGGGGTCTTCGGCGTCTGGTACGGCAAGGGCCCCGGCGTCGACCGCTGCTCCGACGTGTTCCGCCACGCCAATCTCGCCGGCACGGACCGCCATGGCGGCGTGATCGCCATGATGGGCGATGATCACACGGCGGAATCCTCGACCACGGCGCATCAGTCGGAATTCTCCTTCGTCGATGTGATGATCCCGATCCTCAATCCCGCCGGCGTGCAGGAGATTCTGGATTACGGCCTCTATGGCTTCGCCATGAGCCGCTATTGCGGCAGCTGGACGGCGATGAAGCTGGTCAAGGACAATGTGGAATCGACGGCGTCCGTCGATGGTTCGCTTGATCGCGTGAAGATCATCATTCCCGGCGACGACGAATTCCAGATGCCGCAAGGCGGCCTCAATATTCGCGCGAGCGACGTGGTCGCGATGCTGGAGCAGGAAGCGCGGCTGCAGGAATACAAGCGCGATGCGATGCTCGCTTTCATCCGCGCCAACAAGATCAATCATCTCGTGACGCATGGCGGCAAGAATCCGCGCATCGGAATCATCACGACGGGCAAGAGCTATCTCGATCTCCGGCAGGCGTGGGACGATCTCGGCATCGACGAGGTGCGCGCGAATGATCTCGGCATCCGCGTCTACAAGGTCGGCTGCCCCTGGCCGCTCAGCCGTCGCGAGCTGATGGAGTTCGCGACGGGCCTCGACATGATCATGGTGGTCGAGGAGAAGCGCTCACTCATCGAAGTGCAGGTGCGCGAGGAGCTTTACGGCACCGGCGTCGAGCCCATCGTCGTCGGCAAGAAGGACGAGCAGGGCCAGTGGCTCTTCCCGGTGAAGGGTGCGCTCGATCCGAACGACATCGGCGTCGCTCTCGGCGAACGCATCCTGAAATACACGCCGTCGAACGAGATCGCGGCGCGCGTCGACAAGCTGCGTCAGGCGCAGAAGCGTCTCGCCGAGACGCAGGACGCGGCGCAGCGCACGCCCTATTTCTGCTCGGGCTGCCCGCACAACACCTCGACGAAAATTCCCGAGGGATCGCGCGCCTATGCCGGCATCGGCTGCCATTTCATGGTGCAGTGGATGGATCGTGATACGGTCGGCTTCACGGCGATGGGCGGCGAGGGTGCCAATTGGGTCGGCGAGCAGTGGTTCTCGAAGCGGGGCCACATCTTCCAGAATCTTGGCGACGGCACCTACAGCCATTCCGGTTCGCTCGCGATCCGCTTCGCCATCGCGAGCGGCGCGAACATGACCTACAAGATCCTGTTCAACGACGCTGTCGCGATGACCGGCGGGCAGGCGCTCGACAACAATCTGACCCCGCAGATGATCGCCAACCAGATCGCGGCCGAGGGCGTAAAGAAGATTGCGGTCGTCACCGACGAGCCGTGGAAATATGACGGCTCGCACGGCTCGTTCCCGACCGGCGTCACGGTTCATCATCGTGACGAATTGATCGCGGTGCAGAAGGAGCTTGCCGAGACGAAGGGCGTCACGGCGATGATCTATGACCAGACCTGCGCCGCCGAGAAACGCCGGCGCCGCAAGCGCGGCGAATTCCCCGATCCCGACAAACGTGTGATCATCAACGAGCTGGTCTGCGAAGGCTGCGGCGATTGCGGCGTGCAGTCGAACTGCGTCTCGGTGCAGCCGCTCGACACCGAATTCGGCCGCAAGCGGCAGATCGACCAGTCGAACTGCAACAAGGATTTCTCCTGCGTGAAGGGCTTCTGCCCGTCCTTCGTCACCGTGCATGGCGCGAAGGTGAAGAAGGCCGAGGTGAAGCGCGCCGATGTTGGCGGCCTCGCTTCGATCGAATTGCCCGAGCCTGTGATTCCTGAACTCAGTCATCAGCCTTTCGGCGTGATCGTCACCGGCGTCGGCGGCACCGGCGTTGTCACCGTCGGCGCGATCCTCGGCATGGCCGCGCATCTCGAAGGCAAAGGCCTCGGCATGATCGACATGGCCGGCCTCGCCCAGAAGGGCGGCGCGGTCTACAGCTATGTGAAGCTCGCGGCTTCGCCCGACGACATCCATGCGATCCGCATCGGCGCCGGCCATGCCGATCTCGTGCTGGGTTGCGATCTCGTCGTTTCCGGCACCAAGAAGGTTCTCGCTGGCGTGAAGCAGGGCGAAACGGCCGTCTTCGTGAACACCGCCGAGATCATGCCGGGCGACTTCACACGCAAGGCTGACTTTTCGCTGCCGGCCGAGCGCGTGAAGCGCGCCATCATCGCCGCCGCCGGCGAACAGAATGTCGAGATGATCGACGCGACGTCGATCGCGACGGGAATTCTCGGCAACGCCATCGCAGCCAACATGTTCCTGCTCGGCCTCGCCTACCAGTCCGGCAAGGTGCCGCTGACGGGCGAAGCGATCGAGAAGGCGATCGAACTCAATGGCGAAGCCGTGAAGATGAATCTCGAGGCGTTCCGCTGGGGACGTCGCGCGGCGGTGGATCGCGCCGCGATCGAGGCGCTGGTCGAGCCGTTGAAGGCGCCGACCAAGGCGCGCCATCTCTCGCAGTCGCTCGACGAGATCATCGCGCGTCGCGTCGAATTCCTTAACGCCTACCAGAACGCGGCCTACGCCGAGCGCTATCGCGCGCTTGTCGAGAAGGTCCGCGCCGCGGAGAAGTCGCGCGCGCCGGGGAAGAGCGGCCTTACCGATGCGGTCGCGCGCTATCTCTTCAAGCTGATGGCGATCAAGGATGAGTATGAGGTGGCGCGCCTCTATACCGACGGCGCCTTCATGAAGCAGCTCAACGCGACCTTCGAAGGCGATATGCGCTTCGAGTTCCATCTCGCGCCGCCGCTGCTGTCGCGGCCTGATCCCACGACCGGCCTGCCGCGCAAGATGAGCTTCGGCCCCTGGATGATGAAGGCGTTCGGCCTGCTCGCGCGCATGAAGGGCTTGCGCGGCACATGGCTCGACATTTTCGGCAAAACCGCCGAGCGGCGCATGGAGCGTCAGCTCATCGCGGACTATGAGAAGCTGCTCGACGAGATCATGACGAAGCTCGACGCCGATAATCACGCGCTCGCCGTCGCGCTCGCCGCGATCCCGGAGAAGATCCGCGGCTTCGGCCATGTGAAGGAGCGGCATCTGAAGGCGGCGAAGGCCGAGGAGGCGATGCTGCTCGACCAGTTCCGCGCCGCTCCCCAGCCGGCGAAGCTGGCGGCGGAATAA
- the nthA gene encoding nitrile hydratase subunit alpha: protein MTRRVRAIESLLVEKGYVDPTALDAIIDTYEHRVGPRNGARVVARAWTDSGYRHRLFTDATSAIAELGYSGRQGEHMVAVANASDVHHLVVCTLCSCYPWSVLGLPPVWYKAAPYRSRAVMDPRGVLAEFGVTLPKDTQIRVWDSTAELRYLVIPMRPQGTEGWSEEKLASLVTRDSMIGTGLALSPEKVAA, encoded by the coding sequence ATGACGCGGCGCGTGCGCGCGATCGAAAGCCTGCTCGTCGAGAAAGGCTATGTCGATCCGACCGCGCTCGACGCGATCATCGACACCTACGAGCATCGCGTCGGACCGCGCAATGGCGCGCGCGTCGTCGCCCGCGCCTGGACGGACTCCGGCTATCGCCATCGTCTCTTCACCGATGCGACAAGCGCGATCGCGGAGCTCGGTTATAGCGGCCGGCAGGGCGAGCATATGGTCGCGGTCGCGAACGCGTCCGACGTGCATCATCTCGTCGTCTGCACCCTCTGCTCCTGTTATCCTTGGTCGGTGCTTGGCCTGCCGCCGGTCTGGTACAAGGCGGCGCCCTATCGTTCGCGCGCCGTCATGGACCCGCGCGGCGTGCTCGCCGAATTCGGCGTTACGCTGCCAAAGGACACGCAGATCCGTGTGTGGGATTCGACGGCGGAGCTGCGCTATCTCGTGATCCCGATGCGGCCTCAGGGAACCGAAGGCTGGAGCGAGGAGAAGCTCGCCTCGCTCGTCACGCGCGACAGCATGATCGGCACCGGGCTCGCGCTTTCGCCTGAGAAGGTCGCGGCATGA
- a CDS encoding glucan biosynthesis protein D, which produces MIDRRTLLGATALMTLPAAVEAQPDAKLAFGPGQAFSFEALQAHARDLAKKPYEAPPALAADILRKIDYETHGKIRYKPSMALFAKGPGRYPVTFFHLGQYFQKPVRMHQVEGGQARELLYSADLFDMPADSIARKLPANAGFAGFRFQESRDNATIGREGKPLDWAKNDWVAFLGASYFRAIGELFQYGLSARGVAIDPAIGGAAEEFPDFTHVYIETPKDDGAEAVVYALLNGPSLAGAYKFIMTRGKGVVMDIEKHLFLRKPVARFGLAPLTSMFWYSETVKSTAVDWRPEVHDSDGLALWTGAGERIWRPLNNPPRTMASSFADVNPRGFGLLQRDRAVDHYLDGVAYERRPSLWVEPIGDWGRGAVQLIEIPTDDEIHDNIVALWQPAEPTQAGSSAHLHYRLHWLADEPYPTPLARCVATRLGNGGQPGLPRPKGVRKFMVEFKGGPLEHIPFGVKPEAVLWASRGTFSYVFTEAVPNDVPGHWRAQFDLTVDGHEPVEMRLFLRTGAEVLTESWLYQYHPF; this is translated from the coding sequence ATGATCGATCGACGAACCCTCCTTGGCGCGACCGCCCTGATGACGCTTCCCGCCGCCGTTGAGGCGCAGCCGGACGCCAAGCTCGCCTTCGGTCCCGGTCAGGCCTTCTCGTTCGAGGCGTTGCAGGCCCATGCCCGCGATCTCGCGAAGAAGCCTTACGAGGCGCCGCCGGCGCTCGCCGCCGACATCCTGCGCAAGATCGACTACGAGACCCACGGCAAGATCCGCTACAAGCCTTCGATGGCGCTGTTCGCCAAGGGGCCCGGCCGCTATCCCGTCACCTTCTTCCATCTCGGCCAGTATTTTCAGAAGCCGGTGCGCATGCATCAGGTCGAAGGGGGTCAGGCGCGCGAGCTGCTCTACAGCGCCGACCTCTTCGATATGCCCGCGGATTCCATCGCGCGGAAATTGCCTGCCAATGCGGGCTTCGCCGGCTTCCGCTTCCAGGAGAGCCGCGACAACGCAACGATCGGCCGCGAAGGCAAGCCGCTCGACTGGGCGAAGAACGACTGGGTCGCGTTTCTCGGCGCGTCCTATTTCCGCGCCATCGGCGAGCTCTTCCAGTATGGCCTCTCCGCGCGCGGCGTCGCCATCGATCCCGCGATTGGCGGCGCAGCCGAGGAATTTCCTGATTTCACGCATGTCTATATCGAGACGCCGAAGGACGATGGCGCCGAAGCAGTCGTCTATGCCTTGCTCAATGGGCCAAGCCTCGCCGGCGCATACAAATTCATCATGACGCGCGGCAAGGGCGTCGTCATGGACATCGAGAAACATCTGTTTCTGCGCAAGCCTGTCGCGCGCTTCGGCTTGGCGCCGCTGACATCGATGTTCTGGTATTCCGAGACGGTAAAATCGACCGCCGTCGACTGGCGTCCCGAAGTGCATGACAGCGACGGGCTCGCGCTCTGGACCGGCGCAGGCGAGCGCATCTGGCGCCCGCTCAATAATCCGCCGCGCACCATGGCGTCGTCTTTCGCCGACGTGAATCCGCGCGGCTTCGGACTTCTGCAGCGTGATCGCGCCGTCGATCATTATCTCGACGGCGTCGCCTATGAGCGTCGCCCGAGCCTCTGGGTGGAGCCGATCGGCGACTGGGGCCGCGGCGCGGTGCAGCTCATCGAAATTCCGACCGACGATGAGATTCACGACAACATCGTCGCGCTCTGGCAGCCGGCGGAGCCGACGCAGGCGGGCTCGTCTGCTCATCTGCATTACCGGCTGCACTGGCTCGCGGACGAACCCTATCCGACGCCCTTGGCGCGCTGCGTCGCGACGCGCCTCGGCAATGGCGGCCAGCCCGGCCTGCCCCGGCCAAAGGGCGTCAGGAAATTCATGGTCGAGTTCAAGGGCGGCCCGCTCGAACACATTCCCTTCGGCGTGAAGCCCGAGGCCGTGCTGTGGGCCTCGCGCGGGACCTTCTCCTACGTCTTCACCGAGGCGGTGCCGAATGACGTGCCGGGCCACTGGCGGGCCCAGTTCGACTTGACCGTCGACGGGCACGAACCGGTCGAGATGCGACTGTTTCTGAGAACCGGAGCCGAGGTCCTGACCGAGAGCTGGCTCTACCAATACCATCCCTTCTGA
- a CDS encoding gamma-glutamyltransferase family protein, producing the protein MPETPVFSKAAIAAPHSLASEAGRAVLAEGGNAIEAMVAMAATIAVVYPHMNAIGGDGFWLIHEPGGRVRAIEACGFAGSRATIERYRAFGYEAIPPRGPHAALTVPGAIGGWAAALSLAKEHGGRLPLSILLGDAIRHGREGYVVSASEGRDEAKEIALIKQAPGFLETYYFNGERPKGGEKRKVEPLAATLDHLAQAGLDDFYRGDVGREIAADCERIGSPVTRADLERYRAALRDPLSLKIKGATLYNCPPPTQGIASLVILGLFARLNVREADGFDYFHGLVESTKRGLRLRDQIVTDFDRLKRNPADFLSAAWLDKQAAQISMTSSAPFPMPPDRGDTVWMGAIDGNGLAVSYIQSVYWEYGSGCVLPKTGVLLQNRGAAFSLDANALNPLEPGRRPIHTLNPPLAVMDDGRVCVYGAMGGDGQPQFQAQVFSRWAMYGRSPAEAVDAPRYLLGKTWGSANLSLKLESRVDENVARRLESVGQIVERRAEPYADDFGHAGMVVKHAKGHVEAVHDPRSDGGGAGI; encoded by the coding sequence GTGCCCGAGACCCCCGTCTTTTCCAAAGCGGCCATCGCCGCGCCCCACTCGCTGGCTTCCGAGGCCGGCCGCGCGGTGCTGGCGGAAGGCGGCAATGCGATCGAGGCCATGGTCGCGATGGCTGCGACGATCGCCGTCGTCTATCCCCACATGAACGCGATCGGCGGCGACGGCTTCTGGCTCATTCACGAACCCGGTGGGCGCGTGCGGGCGATCGAGGCCTGCGGCTTCGCAGGTAGCCGCGCCACGATCGAGCGCTACCGCGCGTTCGGCTATGAGGCGATCCCGCCGCGCGGGCCGCATGCGGCGTTGACCGTTCCCGGCGCGATCGGTGGCTGGGCCGCCGCGCTTTCGTTGGCGAAGGAGCATGGCGGGCGCCTGCCGCTTTCGATCCTGCTTGGCGACGCCATTCGCCATGGACGTGAAGGCTATGTCGTCTCCGCGAGCGAAGGCCGCGACGAGGCGAAGGAGATCGCGCTGATCAAACAGGCGCCGGGTTTTCTTGAAACTTATTATTTCAATGGCGAGCGGCCGAAGGGAGGCGAAAAGCGCAAGGTCGAGCCGTTGGCGGCCACGCTCGATCATCTCGCGCAAGCGGGCCTCGATGATTTCTATCGCGGCGATGTCGGGCGCGAGATCGCGGCGGATTGCGAGCGCATCGGCAGCCCGGTGACGCGCGCCGATCTCGAACGCTACCGCGCCGCGTTGCGCGATCCGCTGTCGCTCAAGATCAAGGGCGCGACGCTCTACAATTGCCCACCGCCGACGCAAGGGATCGCGTCGCTCGTGATCCTCGGCCTGTTCGCGCGCCTGAATGTGCGCGAGGCCGACGGCTTCGACTATTTCCACGGCCTTGTCGAATCGACGAAGCGCGGCCTGCGCCTGCGCGATCAGATCGTCACCGATTTCGATCGCCTGAAGCGCAATCCCGCCGATTTTCTCTCCGCAGCATGGCTCGACAAGCAGGCGGCGCAGATTTCGATGACGTCATCAGCGCCGTTTCCGATGCCGCCGGATCGCGGCGATACGGTGTGGATGGGCGCGATCGATGGAAACGGCCTCGCCGTGTCCTACATCCAGTCGGTCTACTGGGAATATGGCTCGGGCTGCGTGCTGCCGAAAACCGGCGTGCTCCTGCAGAATCGCGGCGCGGCGTTTTCGCTCGATGCGAACGCGCTCAATCCGCTTGAGCCCGGACGGCGGCCGATCCACACGCTCAATCCGCCGCTCGCGGTGATGGATGACGGGCGCGTCTGCGTTTATGGCGCGATGGGCGGCGACGGGCAGCCGCAATTCCAGGCGCAGGTGTTTTCGCGCTGGGCGATGTATGGCCGTTCGCCGGCGGAAGCGGTCGACGCGCCGCGCTATCTCCTCGGCAAGACCTGGGGCTCGGCCAATCTCTCGCTGAAGCTGGAATCGCGCGTCGATGAAAATGTCGCGCGGAGGCTGGAATCAGTCGGGCAGATCGTCGAGAGGAGAGCAGAGCCCTACGCCGATGATTTCGGCCATGCCGGCATGGTGGTGAAGCATGCGAAGGGGCATGTGGAAGCCGTGCATGATCCACGCTCGGATGGCGGCGGCGCGGGGATATAG